aaagtatatagtTTGAAGTAGTTAACTAAActgttaataaaaaaagttcagATTTTTTGAACTGAACTACAAATaagtataattcagtttttataaaaagtagtttagtttttatagtacaaaatagtatagataatccatagtttattataatttagttaatgaTGCCCAGCCCTAGATATAAGGGACACAATAAAGGCAGACGAGTTTGTGATCGAAAAGAGCATAAAGTTCGAGGTTGACATCACTGATTTCCCTTCATAAACTTTTGATGAATTTGATGCCACATGAATGGCAGTGTTATTAGTCCCAGCTGCTTGATGAACTCCACCAGGTGGACTCACTGCTGCGTTATAGGTGGCGGTTGCAACAAGAGTAGCCACTATCAAGTACACTCTACGTATCTCATCCGACATGTTCCCCCTGTTACCAGTTTTTCGAATTAGCCACTCTCTCATTGATACGATTAACGAACggactttctttcttatctTAACTCTTGCTTCGGCCCTGGCCAGATTATTCTTAATTTCTTCGTCTTTTATTATATCAAATGCCGTTTCGCCACTCAAATTTGCAGCATCTAAATCTGTCATGTTCTCCATCAACAATCGCATTGCCTGTACGAACACAATTCACAAGTTAATTATAGCTTCCATCGTTTTAGATAAATTACTCTAGTTAACTTATGAATCACTTTGACtgtaattcaattataaaactTTTTCCATCCTTGAGTTTCCAACAACTGCCACTAGGTATTTTAAAGCATTTGTTGAGAAGTATTTAAAACAATCAACTATAGATCCACCAAAGTTTTGTTTTTCCCATTAAGAAAAACTTTAATTGCATACTTTACAATTGATATTCTATTTACGTACAAGAGAAAATTTAAATCACAACCAATTTTAAAgccaaaaaaaattaagaattaatttaaatactagcttataaattaaaaattattaatttttataatcacTATTATAAAATTAGGAATTAATTAAATTCTATATTAGTCATTaacattaactaaaaaaatattagtgtaTAAATTAgtcattaattaatatattattaaatgaatacTAAACTCATATTTAAATGATACCTCCGTGTCATTGTTTGTTGCTGCAATGTGTAAAATGGTGTTGCCGTCAACGTCTTTCTGATTCAGAATGGCTTGCAACTCCACCGTATTTGTCGTGAGCCATCTAAGTAAGAACCTAAAAGTATCTAACCTCCGGTTTTTAACAGCAAAATGCAGTGCAGTCTCATTTCTAACGGTCAAATCTTTTACGGAATCTGGGCAAGCTCTGAGAAACTCAGTTAACAGGTGTATGTCTCCGGATTCACTTGCCAAATGCAAAAGAGTGAGACCTTCTCTCCTTTTGTCTCGAACGAGTTCTTTGTCCATGTTTATAAGCTGAAGGACCATTGCAGTGTCGCCATTTTCGAGAGCAAGGTGGATCGGTCTGCGTCCTTGGGGATTGAACTTCCAAGCAAATGAAGGTTTCAGTGTCATGATCTCCGCAGCAAACTGAACCTGCCCTGCACGTGCAGCAACATGCAAGGGAGATTCAACAAATGGTATTGAATCTATTGCTTCTAAAACACACGGATCATTTTCAATGATTTCGTAGAGACTGTTTACGTCTCCTTGTCGTGCTGCAAACTCCACCCAGTACACACTCTGCATTTTTTTGGGGTGTTTTTTGGCTTTGCCAATAATTATTTGTTGTCGGTTTCCAACAACGATTTTAGTATGGAAGACTTTGATGGAATCGATTTGAGCTTCAATCTTAATATATGAGGTAGCAAGTTGCTACACAACggaaaaaataatgttttattgttgttgtcACATGACATGACAATAAGAAATACCTTTTATTCCAGCTTGACTTGAAAAAAAGAGAGCTTAAGGTAGGTGAGAAGCATCTCGAAAAAACATGTAGGTGACATATGTTACAAGAGTTTTACACCTCTGTCTTCTAtatttcaaatcaaatttttttaacgaAATCAGAAACACAATTTGTTATGTGTATACGTGTTTTTCATATTGATGATGCTAGTAATTTTTATCTAATCAATTTTaacaatttcatgaaatttaatggtatcttttattaaatttcgtATCGTCGTACTTGTCGATAGAG
The Vigna angularis cultivar LongXiaoDou No.4 chromosome 5, ASM1680809v1, whole genome shotgun sequence genome window above contains:
- the LOC108339120 gene encoding ankyrin repeat-containing protein BDA1, producing the protein MQSVYWVEFAARQGDVNSLYEIIENDPCVLEAIDSIPFVESPLHVAARAGQVQFAAEIMTLKPSFAWKFNPQGRRPIHLALENGDTAMVLQLINMDKELVRDKRREGLTLLHLASESGDIHLLTEFLRACPDSVKDLTVRNETALHFAVKNRRLDTFRFLLRWLTTNTVELQAILNQKDVDGNTILHIAATNNDTEAMRLLMENMTDLDAANLSGETAFDIIKDEEIKNNLARAEARVKIRKKVRSLIVSMREWLIRKTGNRGNMSDEIRRVYLIVATLVATATYNAAVSPPGGVHQAAGTNNTAIHVASNSSKVYEGKSVIYIVSLMVVSPNDITTNLSATILVVLFYSIAAVAGVFFTPQ